In the genome of Candidatus Electrothrix rattekaaiensis, the window TCAAGGTATGTGTCACGGCCCAACATCGCCAGATGCTGGATCAGGTACTGGAGCTTTTTTCCATCAAGACGGACTATGACTTAGACGTCATGCAGGACGATCAGGATCTCTTCGATCTGAGCTCGCGGATTCTTATCAGCCTGCGCGAAGTCCTGCAACGAGAAAAACCGGATTTTGTTCTTGTCCAGGGAGACACCACCACCTGCTTTATCGGCAGTCTGGCAGCTTTTTATCTCCGCATTCCTGTCGGTCATATAGAGGCTGGGCTACGCACGGCTGATATTTATGCGCCGTTCCCAGAGGAGGCGAACCGGGCCATGACTTCGCGACTGGCTGCGATCCATTTTGCTCCTACAGAACAGGCTTGCCGCAATCTGTATAATGAGGGCATTGCGCAAGACACTGTGCATCTGACCGGTAATACGGTAATTGACGCTCTACTTTGGGTAAGGCAACAAGCAGGTGCAGAAATCAACCCTGAACCCTTTGGTTCGGCAGCCCCTCTTGTCCAGGAGGGCCGACCTTATGTTCTGATCACCGGTCATCGCCGGGAAAACTTTGGCCACGGTTTCCAAAATATCTGCGAAGCCATTGCTGTACTGGCGGACAGGCATCCAGAAATTGGTTTTATTTACCCTGTCCACCTGAACCCCAATGTGCAGCAACCGGTGAATGCCCTGCTCGGCAAGAAAAAGAATATCCACCTTATACCACCGCTGGACTATGCTCCCTTTGTCCAGGCAATGGGGCAGGCCCGGCTGATCCTGACCGATTCCGGCGGGGTACAGGAAGAGGCTCCCTCACTGGGCAAGCCTGTGCTGGTCATGCGTGAAAGCACGGAACGGCCCGAGGCGGTAGAGGCGGGCACGGTTCGTCTGGTCGGGACAGACAAGGAGCTGATTATTCGGGAAACAGAACGTCTTTTGACCGACGAAAATGCCTACCAGAGCATGGCGGGCAAGAGTAATCCCTACGGTGATGGTCAGGCTGCAGCACGTATTGTAAGGGGTCTTTCAACATTCTGGGCCAATCAAAAAGATCGGACCGTCTGCCCCTGATGCTGATCACACCCGGATGAGTTACCTGATAATTGCTGTCCCTGCCAAAATATGAGTAAATATTTCATACCTCCCTTTAATTTATCTTTCTTTTTTGAAAGCACAATGTTATTTTCTTTCAGCTCCCTAAAATTACTCGCTTTGGCTGTATAATCAAACAGAGCAGGTGCTGTCCCAGTATGGGCATTCAACTATCTATCCAAAAAAAGGAGGAAAAAATGAAGAAAATCTCGATTTTATTCACCACAGCAGTAATGACCGTGCTAGTTATGACAAATCTATCACAAGCTGCTCAAACGTGGGAAACGTGTACAATAAGCAGTGTCGCTGCATTCACAGATCGTATCCATGTCAGATGTGTTGAATCCTATAGTGGTGTTTATTATTTTGCTTATCCTGTTTCAAAGGATGCTGCTGGAGCAGCTCGCTTCCTCAGCATATTGACAGCCGCCCGTATTTCAGGTAACCAACTTAGTATTTTATATGATCCTGCCGATGACACTAGCGGAGTTTCGTACGGTTGTCAGGCTGCTGACTGCCGTCCTTTTTATTCGTTAATATTCTGAGGCAGGTGGATTATGAATGCCACCACACGCAGAAATATAGCTACCAATGCATTATTCACCTTAATATTAATATCAACTCTATCGGTTACACAAACGATCTTTTTCCCGCCCTCTGCCCATGCAGCACTCTATTGGTACGCAGATGTACGGGATAAAGAAATATCACTTTGCTTCGCCGGTGACACAGTAACCTCCCGTCCTGACCGAGCACGGCAAATTGTCGATTACCTTCAACACTTTGAATGGGCTGCCAATATTAATTTTTTGACACTTGACGGCACAACCATCCGAGAGGCGGCTAGCCAAACTGGTGATATTCAAAAATTGGCCTGTCCGGGGGGCGACAATGAAAGTTACTATGACGGTGATATCCGAGTCGCCTTAATGGGTGGTACAAATGTCAAAGTATCACCTGCCGATGATTTTGTTCCAGGTCTCGGCTGTACCGGGAAAATAGGGACAGCAAGTTGGTCAAATTCTCCCTCCGATCTCGAAACACATCGCTCCTGCCAATATAACCTGAAGCTCGGGGATGATGACCTTGATATGACGGTAGGAAGGCCAGGAGTTCCTAGCGGGACACCATGGTTGAACCATACCCTGCACGAATTCGGGCACGCCCTTGGTCTCAGCCATGAGCATATCCGCATTGACGAAGATGCTCAATGTGTCCCTACTACTGCTGGTGGGTATCATGCAACTAGCAGCGGTTACATTACGCCATATGATAAGAATTCAATTATGCATTATCGCTATTGGCCAGAAGACATTCCCGAATGCACTAATTTTATCGGTACCAATTACAGCAATAACGGTCTTACATCATATGATAAATTGGCCTTACGGATTATGTACCCTGAGGATATTCGTGTAGCCAAATTCATTGGTAAAACTATCGTAAAATCAGATGAGCCCGTTGTTTTACGCTCAGCTCTAACCCAACAGGGCGCAACAAGCTTTGCGATCAACAACTTCCTATGGCAGGTGGATGGTAACACGGAGAGTACTACTGATACCTTGAATATCACATTCTCTACACCAGGTACTCACACGTTTCAATTCTCATACCAAGATTTCCTAGATCGTACTTATAATTACAACGGAACAATCAAGGTATTAGATCCCACCGATTTTAACAACCAAATTTCAGCCATACAGTCGGCATTGCTGACAATGATGACATCTTCTCTTCCTGAGAAAAAAACTAGTTTAGCTGGCATACTCCTCTTGTTGCTGCATTGATCCCTGATCAACAATTTCGATCAACCATTAACAGCATAAAATTTAATTTGGCAGAGTCTTCCACTCAAAAAAAGACTCTGCCAAGTTAACATATTGTTAAGATATAAAAAGTCATCACTCCATTCCAATCAGTTATTAAACCTGCCCAAGATTCACTAAATATTTCCCCCTCCCTCGTGAACAATATTCCAATCATACGCTTTTTTTGGTATCCTGCCCCCTTGACCACAGAAATTGACATTTACTCACAAGCCCGTAGCTTGGGCCTGAGGTGAAAAAACAACTTTTATCCCACGGAGAACAGGAATGGGACAAACCATAGCTGAAAAAATTTTCGCAGCCCATCTGCGCGATTCCCCCACACCGGAAAACATGGTCCTTGATATCGATGTGATCATGTGCCATGAAATCACCACCCCCATCGCCATCATGGATCTGGTGGACAAGGGTATGGACCGCGTGATTGACCAGAGCCGAATCAAAGCGGTTATTGATCATGTAACCCCGGCCAAGGATTCCAAGACCGCCACCCAGGCCAAGATCATGCGGGACTGGGCTAGGCGTCATGAGATTAAGGATTTCTTTGACGTGGGCCGCAACGGAGTTTGCCATGCCCTGTTCCCGGAAAAAGGCTTTATCCGCCCAGGCAACACTGTCATCATGGGCGACTCCCACACCTGCACCCACGGGGCCTTTGGTGCCTTTGCTGCCGGTGTGGGCACCACAGACCTGGAGGTGGGTATCCTCAAAGGCGTCTGTGCCTTCCGTAAACCCAAAAGCATGAAGATCGAAGTTACCGGCACCCTGCCAACTGGTGTGTACGCCAAGGACGTGATCCTCAAGATCATCAAGCAACTCACTGTGAACGGGGCTACTGATATGGTCATGGAGTTCTGCGGCCCGGTGGTGGCGGAGATGAATATGTCCTCCCGGATGACCCTCTGTAATATGTCGGTGGAAGCCGGGGCGACCTCCGGGCTCTGCCTGCCGGACAAGGTAACGGCTGAATACCTCTGGCCTTTTATCTTGGAGGATTACGCCTCAATAGAGGCGGCTGTGGAGGCTTTCAGCACATGGCATTCTGATCCTGATGCTAAATATGCTAAGACCATGACGCTTGATGTGTCTGACCTCCGTCCTCAGGTGACCTATGATTATAAGCCGGATAAGGTCAAGGATATTGATGAGCTGGTCGGTACCAAGATTGATCAGGTCTATATCGGCTCCTGTACCAACGGACGCATCGAAGATATCCGGGCGGCGGCCTCTATCCTGCGAGGACGCACCATTGCCGACTCGGTACGCGGTATCCTGACCCCGGCCACCCCGGCGATCTACTCCCAGGCCCTGGAAGAAGGATTGATCAAGATCTTCATGGATGCCGGATTCTGTGTGCTCAACCCTACATGCGGGGCCTGCCTCGGGATGAGCAGCGGCGTGCTGGCTGAGGGCGAATCCTGCGCCTCGACCACCAACCGGAACTTCAACGGACGTATGGGGAAAGGCGGCATGGTGCATCTGATGAGTCCGTTATCCGCCGCTGCTGCGGCGGTCACCGGAGAAATCACTGACCCGGCCCAGTTTATCAACTAAGCAGCCCAGCTAAAAGGAGCAACAAAGGACATGAAAGAATTCGGCGGTTCAGCCTTTTTTATAGATAGAGACGATATCAATACGGACGAGATTATTCCGGCCAAATACCTCACCGAGATCACCAAGCGGGCCTTACAGCCTCACCTCTTGGAAGATTTGTTCCTGGACGGAAAGGAGTTCGACACCCAAGCGGAGAATTTCCAGCAGGCCTCTGTGCTGGTGACCCGCTCCAACTTTGGTTGCGGTTCCTCCCGTGAGCATGCGGTCTGGGCCTTGGAGGTCAATGACATCAACGTGGTCCTTGGTGAGAGCTTTGCCCGTATCTTTCGCCAGAATATGTTCAACTGCGGTATCCTGGCAGTGGAGCTGAGTAAGGCGGATATTGACCAGCTCTTTGCCCTGGCCCTGGGTGATGGTGCAATCAAGATCGGTATTGAACTGGACAAAGATACCGTGGTTGCTGAGAACGGTAAGGGAGAGAAGGTGGAGTGTAGCTTCTCCATGAATCCCTTTGATAAAGAGCTGGTGGCTGCTGGCGGTTGGTTGGCCTATGCGGATCAAAAGTATTGATTTTACGGACGGAGTCGACCTGCTGAGCAAATCGGAATCGGTACTGCCGATTCATTGAACAATAAGCGGAGGGAGAGCATTATGCTTTCTTTCCGCTTTTTTTATTTTTGCCGCAAGTGTTCAACTTTCTCTTCAGTCAGCCCTTTCTTGTGAGTTGTCACGGTCACGGTTGAACGGTTGAACACATGAATCCTTCCATGCTGATCCGAAAAGAGGCGAAATAAGTTTCTCGGCACCGGTGAACAGGAAAAATCGTTTTATAAGCTCCCCAAAACGCCTCTATTCTTTTTCGCCTGCATTTTTTTAATTTTGACAAATCTTTTCCAAGAAACAGGTGCTCTGTAAATATAAAATCCGACATCCCAATACAATGCGTTTTTCTTTCTCCAACACGGCATGATCGTCAATTTATAGCATTCCGAAAGACGATTTCCCGAGACTATAATTACTGTTGGACTCTCTCTGTACGCAAATTTGCTCGGAACTCTTATTAAACGCAACCCCTCCATGGAAACATCCCTAACAATTACAGGGGAATTAAGGGGAATATCAATAGTTTTTACAAGATATCCAGTTAATTCTACCCTTTCATTGTCTCGTTTTTCCGTTATTTTATTATCACGATATTTCATTTTAACCTAAATGCTTATAAGTTATGAAAATAGTACGTTACAGCCGACATTCGTCACGTCGTATATGCAACATGTCGGTTACCATATTTATATAAATAATAATTTTAAATCCTCCAGTAAGTCAAATACAAATATAAGGATATGAATATTTATTGTTATCGGGAAAATGTATAAAAGAAGGCCCATCGGGGGGAGTAAGAAGGGGCATTTTGTATAACTGGTGCGAATCAGACCGTATCATTCCGTCGAGTGGACTCAGTCGGTCATTTTCTACAGCTTCTCACACCGTAAATCGTGACAAGAAGTGTACACCTGCTGAAAATTATAGGGTGGGGTTAAAGGTTCGGATCGGATCCCAGAGGCAGGGCAAAAAAAACCGGATCACGCGCTACGCACGGACCCGGCAAATTCAATTATCGCTAAGGAAGAAGAAGTAACTCGCTGGACGCTTCGACCATCCTATAAAAATCACACTCCACACATTTATTATACCCAGAGGCACAACATCCAGGAGCATCCTTCACATAATAGGCAGAAATCACGACCCAACAACAACGACCGCCATTTTTACCGTTATGGATACCGTTGGCTCTATCATCTGTTGCAGCAGGGCAAACTCCAAACAGGTCAACATTTTTCCCTCTCAACTCTCTGCCGCATTCCATAACTTCCCAACAGTTCAAATTTCCATTTTTCATGATACAAATCATTCAGAAAATGAATAATTATGCCTTCCATAAATACTGTTTAAATATTTATATAGCCATCAATATCAGTAT includes:
- the wecB gene encoding UDP-N-acetylglucosamine 2-epimerase (non-hydrolyzing) encodes the protein MKVLTIFGTRPEAIKMAPVIHALAAVPEFTVKVCVTAQHRQMLDQVLELFSIKTDYDLDVMQDDQDLFDLSSRILISLREVLQREKPDFVLVQGDTTTCFIGSLAAFYLRIPVGHIEAGLRTADIYAPFPEEANRAMTSRLAAIHFAPTEQACRNLYNEGIAQDTVHLTGNTVIDALLWVRQQAGAEINPEPFGSAAPLVQEGRPYVLITGHRRENFGHGFQNICEAIAVLADRHPEIGFIYPVHLNPNVQQPVNALLGKKKNIHLIPPLDYAPFVQAMGQARLILTDSGGVQEEAPSLGKPVLVMRESTERPEAVEAGTVRLVGTDKELIIRETERLLTDENAYQSMAGKSNPYGDGQAAARIVRGLSTFWANQKDRTVCP
- a CDS encoding 3-isopropylmalate dehydratase large subunit, producing the protein MGQTIAEKIFAAHLRDSPTPENMVLDIDVIMCHEITTPIAIMDLVDKGMDRVIDQSRIKAVIDHVTPAKDSKTATQAKIMRDWARRHEIKDFFDVGRNGVCHALFPEKGFIRPGNTVIMGDSHTCTHGAFGAFAAGVGTTDLEVGILKGVCAFRKPKSMKIEVTGTLPTGVYAKDVILKIIKQLTVNGATDMVMEFCGPVVAEMNMSSRMTLCNMSVEAGATSGLCLPDKVTAEYLWPFILEDYASIEAAVEAFSTWHSDPDAKYAKTMTLDVSDLRPQVTYDYKPDKVKDIDELVGTKIDQVYIGSCTNGRIEDIRAAASILRGRTIADSVRGILTPATPAIYSQALEEGLIKIFMDAGFCVLNPTCGACLGMSSGVLAEGESCASTTNRNFNGRMGKGGMVHLMSPLSAAAAAVTGEITDPAQFIN
- a CDS encoding 3-isopropylmalate dehydratase small subunit, with the translated sequence MKEFGGSAFFIDRDDINTDEIIPAKYLTEITKRALQPHLLEDLFLDGKEFDTQAENFQQASVLVTRSNFGCGSSREHAVWALEVNDINVVLGESFARIFRQNMFNCGILAVELSKADIDQLFALALGDGAIKIGIELDKDTVVAENGKGEKVECSFSMNPFDKELVAAGGWLAYADQKY